A window of Psychromonas sp. CNPT3 contains these coding sequences:
- a CDS encoding LysE family translocator, with product MPYLHEFLMITIVHLLAVMSPGPDFAIVIRQSIRFGRKTAIITSLGIGAGIAVHVSYTLLGIGFLITQSKPIFVAVQIIGALYLTYLGIKLLLSKTNLDVQEEQLESIQEDTRHHQKAFLLGFLTNILNPKAALFFLAIFTTIVSVNTPLAVQSIYGIWIVLSTMLWFSLVSFLFTRKSIRSKFIRYSVIFERAMGIILLAFAARLAIALI from the coding sequence ATGCCATATCTTCATGAATTCTTAATGATCACAATTGTGCATTTATTAGCGGTGATGAGTCCCGGTCCAGACTTTGCAATTGTTATCCGTCAAAGTATCCGCTTTGGTCGCAAAACAGCGATAATAACCAGTTTAGGGATCGGTGCAGGGATAGCTGTTCATGTGAGTTATACTTTACTCGGGATTGGTTTCCTTATTACTCAATCTAAACCCATCTTTGTTGCCGTACAAATTATTGGGGCGCTTTATCTCACTTATCTCGGAATAAAACTACTGCTAAGCAAAACGAATTTAGATGTGCAAGAAGAGCAATTAGAAAGTATTCAGGAGGACACGCGCCATCATCAAAAAGCCTTCTTATTAGGTTTTCTTACTAATATTTTAAACCCCAAAGCGGCGCTGTTTTTCTTAGCCATTTTTACAACCATAGTAAGTGTAAACACCCCTTTAGCAGTACAATCAATCTACGGTATATGGATAGTTTTAAGCACCATGTTGTGGTTTTCTTTGGTGTCATTTTTATTCACCCGAAAAAGCATCCGCAGTAAATTTATTCGCTATAGCGTAATATTTGAACGTGCGATGGGTATTATTTTACTTGCATTTGCTGCTCGCCTCGCCATCGCACTAATTTAA
- a CDS encoding DUF481 domain-containing protein — translation MGNSIISFILFFNFSLLACNGWLGLSDAKKAPLLDKNAKNSLYYVGYPYHDAASPDQATYIFKKPHPPVSKSKIQTAEIKKSHQKTQILTLLQKNKALQAQLELALKINDKYQKSIAQLHQKVSQQARSLSLQETKKSVPSAIYTDSLFTSRSERLQENIEVQPALLNLADASTVNAFSADEDASIHDVSGSVEFGFNYERDNHRTQNIYTRLILNYTYNDIYNINNDLNIEIESEDDEISTEQYRWQLQGDYFLDARNILFLRTDLQRSKFASYDQEDVYTMGYGHTLFNTTKHLLKLEMGPGYRMAVPNVGEDAVSIDEFIVRTRLNYERVISESLQIKMDTVLELGRENNTYSLSFVAQNKVYRELYLNFDVDYKYTQNVPIDTHNKEISTGIKLMYAF, via the coding sequence TTGGGTAATTCCATCATCTCATTTATATTGTTTTTTAATTTTAGCTTATTGGCATGTAACGGTTGGCTCGGCTTAAGTGACGCTAAAAAAGCACCCTTGTTAGACAAAAATGCAAAAAATAGCCTCTATTATGTGGGTTATCCCTATCATGACGCAGCAAGTCCAGATCAAGCGACTTATATCTTTAAAAAGCCACATCCTCCAGTGAGCAAATCCAAAATACAAACAGCGGAAATAAAAAAATCTCATCAAAAAACGCAAATCCTAACACTTTTACAAAAAAACAAAGCGTTGCAAGCACAACTAGAATTGGCTCTTAAAATAAATGATAAATATCAAAAGAGCATTGCACAATTACATCAAAAAGTGAGCCAGCAAGCGCGCTCATTATCTTTGCAAGAAACTAAGAAGTCAGTACCATCAGCGATATATACAGATAGTTTATTTACATCTAGAAGTGAGCGCCTACAAGAAAACATAGAAGTGCAACCTGCACTGTTGAATTTAGCAGATGCGAGCACAGTGAATGCGTTTTCTGCGGATGAAGACGCGAGTATTCATGATGTCTCGGGATCGGTTGAATTCGGTTTTAATTATGAACGCGATAACCATCGCACTCAAAATATATATACGCGCTTGATATTAAATTATACATATAACGATATATATAATATCAATAATGATTTAAATATTGAGATCGAATCGGAAGATGATGAAATAAGTACGGAGCAATATCGCTGGCAATTACAAGGTGATTACTTTTTAGATGCAAGAAACATCTTATTTTTACGTACCGATCTGCAGCGTAGTAAATTTGCAAGTTATGATCAAGAAGATGTTTATACTATGGGTTATGGGCATACATTATTTAATACCACAAAACATTTGTTGAAGCTAGAAATGGGCCCTGGTTATAGAATGGCGGTGCCTAATGTGGGTGAAGATGCCGTTTCAATCGATGAGTTTATTGTGCGTACAAGGCTCAATTATGAGCGTGTCATTTCAGAATCATTGCAAATAAAAATGGATACCGTGTTAGAGCTCGGGCGTGAAAATAATACCTATTCGTTAAGTTTCGTCGCGCAAAATAAAGTGTATAGAGAGTTATATCTTAATTTTGATGTCGATTATAAATATACACAAAATGTGCCGATAGATACGCATAACAAAGAGATATCTACCGGCATTAAATTAATGTACGCCTTTTAA
- a CDS encoding tRNA-uridine aminocarboxypropyltransferase, with translation MRIHALHRLYKHRLAQSTRPFLARGGRIKRCLNCMLLPNLCICLIKKTVSTQSAFLILMYDDEILKPSNTGRLIADLIPDTFAYIWSRTQPDSKMLTLLKDPKWQPIVIFPAEYAQQEKVLLSYLPSSTKRPLFILLDGSWAQAKKMFRKSPYLENFPVLSFDPKNISRYLVRKASKDNQLATAEVAARALEFIHESANASLLDLLFETFKENYLLGKERKSLPAHATQFELEKQFRHL, from the coding sequence ATGCGAATTCATGCTCTACACCGTCTTTATAAACACCGTTTAGCACAATCTACTCGTCCCTTTTTAGCACGAGGAGGTCGAATAAAGCGATGTTTGAATTGTATGTTATTGCCTAATTTATGTATCTGCTTAATAAAAAAAACAGTCTCGACACAAAGTGCCTTTTTGATCCTCATGTATGATGATGAGATATTAAAACCCAGCAATACAGGTAGGCTAATTGCCGACCTTATCCCTGATACGTTTGCATACATTTGGTCAAGAACCCAACCTGATAGTAAAATGCTGACCTTACTCAAAGATCCAAAATGGCAACCTATTGTTATTTTCCCAGCAGAATACGCGCAGCAAGAGAAAGTTTTGTTGAGCTATCTTCCAAGCTCAACTAAACGCCCTTTATTTATTTTACTTGATGGTAGTTGGGCGCAAGCCAAAAAGATGTTTCGTAAAAGCCCCTATCTTGAAAACTTCCCGGTGCTTTCTTTTGATCCTAAAAACATATCGCGTTATTTAGTACGTAAAGCAAGTAAAGACAATCAACTAGCAACCGCAGAAGTGGCAGCTCGCGCTTTAGAATTTATACACGAAAGCGCTAATGCAAGTCTACTCGACCTACTTTTTGAAACCTTTAAAGAAAACTACCTGTTAGGTAAAGAGCGTAAAAGCTTACCAGCCCATGCAACACAATTTGAATTAGAAAAACAATTTAGGCACCTATAA
- a CDS encoding aldo/keto reductase has product MSLVGKVLMAPQGPKFSKIVQGYWRLAAWNMSAQERLSFLKQHVELGISTVDNAAIYGDSERLFGEALKLDPSMREQIQLVSKFGINGVISGQDTKYVAHYDSSKKSIIASVERSLQRLGVEQLDALLVHRPDFLMDAGQVADAFGELKNSGKVQHFGVSNFNNTQFSLLQSCLDKPLITNQIEINPLNFSVLEDGSSDLLQQHHIHPMAWSCLAGGAIFNEKNAQTARLRHTFIQIAEELGTHSMTQVIFTWVLKHPSGPVALVGSGNIKRVKEAAGALQLQMTTEQWYRIWVASKGHDVA; this is encoded by the coding sequence ATGAGCTTAGTTGGGAAAGTGTTAATGGCGCCTCAAGGCCCTAAATTTTCAAAAATAGTGCAAGGTTATTGGCGTTTGGCGGCGTGGAATATGTCTGCACAAGAGCGTCTATCTTTTCTCAAACAACATGTTGAACTAGGTATTAGTACGGTCGATAATGCGGCAATTTATGGAGATAGTGAGCGTTTATTTGGAGAGGCTTTGAAACTTGATCCCTCAATGCGCGAGCAGATCCAACTGGTTTCGAAATTTGGCATTAATGGTGTTATATCTGGGCAAGATACAAAATATGTAGCGCATTATGATAGCAGTAAAAAAAGTATTATCGCATCAGTTGAAAGATCATTACAGCGCTTAGGGGTTGAGCAACTAGATGCTTTGTTGGTACATCGTCCTGATTTTTTAATGGATGCAGGGCAAGTCGCAGATGCTTTTGGTGAATTAAAAAATAGTGGTAAAGTGCAACATTTTGGTGTTTCTAATTTTAACAATACACAATTTTCATTGTTACAATCATGTTTAGATAAGCCCCTTATCACCAACCAAATTGAAATCAACCCTCTTAATTTTTCTGTGCTTGAAGATGGTAGTTCGGATCTATTACAACAGCATCATATTCACCCTATGGCTTGGTCATGCTTAGCTGGAGGGGCTATTTTTAATGAGAAAAACGCACAAACAGCCCGTTTACGTCATACTTTTATACAAATAGCCGAAGAACTCGGTACCCATTCAATGACTCAGGTTATTTTTACGTGGGTATTAAAACATCCATCGGGACCGGTTGCTTTGGTGGGTAGCGGTAACATTAAACGCGTAAAAGAGGCAGCAGGCGCATTACAATTACAGATGACGACTGAGCAATGGTATCGGATCTGGGTTGCATCAAAAGGACATGATGTTGCTTAA
- the ansA gene encoding asparaginase, translating to MAKKKRIYIAYTGGTIGMKPSKEGFVPVAGYLSQTIADMPEFFHEDMPDFEIYEYDPLIDSANVSPDIWQTLALDIQARYHDFDGFIILHGTDTMSYTASALSFVFENLSKPVIITGSQIPLSQLRTDARINLLNALYIAAYHPINEVSLFFNNQLFRGNRSSKQDADGFDAFVSPNYPALLEAGIEIRNIAGSKQELLNTRLRVSEIKRQSVLILPLFPGIDWSILENVLKGPLQALVLLTYGIGNAQQDEKLLTILKEATDRGVLIVNCSQCLKGKVNMGGYATGNSLQAAGVISGLDMTTETVITKLYYLLSQDLPTHVVAELLTTNLRGELS from the coding sequence ATGGCGAAGAAAAAACGTATCTATATAGCTTATACCGGTGGCACGATTGGTATGAAACCGTCAAAAGAAGGTTTTGTACCTGTTGCGGGCTATCTTTCACAAACTATTGCAGATATGCCAGAGTTTTTTCATGAGGATATGCCGGATTTTGAAATTTATGAATATGATCCCTTAATTGATTCAGCTAATGTCTCGCCTGATATATGGCAAACGTTAGCACTCGATATCCAAGCGCGTTATCATGATTTCGATGGTTTTATTATATTGCATGGTACCGATACGATGTCTTATACCGCATCTGCGCTTTCTTTTGTTTTTGAAAATCTGTCTAAACCTGTGATCATTACGGGATCGCAAATTCCATTATCACAATTACGCACCGATGCGCGTATTAACTTATTAAATGCCTTATATATAGCAGCTTATCATCCGATCAATGAAGTGAGCTTATTTTTTAATAACCAACTGTTTCGTGGCAATCGTAGTAGCAAACAAGATGCCGATGGTTTTGATGCTTTTGTCTCACCAAACTATCCTGCATTATTAGAAGCCGGTATTGAAATAAGAAACATTGCAGGTAGTAAACAGGAACTGCTCAATACGCGTTTACGAGTGAGTGAAATTAAAAGGCAATCGGTGCTCATTCTTCCTCTTTTCCCTGGGATTGATTGGAGTATTCTTGAAAACGTATTAAAAGGTCCATTACAAGCTTTAGTTTTACTGACTTATGGGATTGGTAATGCGCAACAAGATGAAAAGCTGCTAACGATATTAAAAGAAGCCACCGACAGAGGTGTGTTAATTGTTAACTGCAGCCAATGTTTAAAAGGTAAGGTTAATATGGGCGGATATGCAACGGGAAACTCATTACAAGCAGCGGGTGTGATCAGTGGTTTAGATATGACGACAGAAACGGTGATAACTAAACTTTATTACTTATTAAGCCAAGATTTACCGACGCATGTCGTGGCCGAGTTATTAACGACAAACTTACGTGGCGAGCTAAGTTAA
- the rnr gene encoding ribonuclease R produces MIQDPHQQREAKTYEHPVPSREFILEFMKTQDKPISRDTLFKTFSLESEEEAEGLRRRLKAMERDGQLIWCRNATYALPDKLSLIQGIVIGHKDGFGFLKCDQEKDLFLPAHQMRFLFHGDEILAQPVKLDHRGRTEARFVRLLKARSASIVGRYFVEDGIAMVIPDDPRLNQQILIKQECNGGARHGQIVVVEITDRPKARFNAMGTITEVLGQEMQPGMEVEIALRTHDIPHTWPEGLDKELQQFTESVPESAMLGRVDLRDLPLVTIDGEDARDFDDAVYCQAEPNGGWRLWVAIADVSYYVRHDTILDKEAIKRGNSVYFPDQVVPMLPEVLSNGLCSLNPQVNRLCMVSEMCIDKDGQLKEHKFYEAVMNSHARFTYTKVAKILVDKDAELRQQYKAIVPHLETLEQLYKALKKARHHRGGMEFETLETRFIFDENRKISSIEPLVRNDAHKIIEECMIQANVAAARFIENANASALYRVHETPSEEKLTNFRSFLSDLGLVLAGGDKPAPRDYADLAEKFAGRDDQELLQTMLLRSMKQAVYQDENLGHFGLALEQYAHFTSPIRRYPDLILHRAIKSLIGKQNTKWTKTGGYHYQPAEITKLGEHCSMTERRADDATRDVSDALKCEYMQDHVGDVMDGTIVAVTNFGFFVRLKALQIDGLVHVTGLLSDYYIFDAGKQTLKGERTGRTYRIGDALEVKILSVNLEDKKIDFELNDEAIAGSRKRAFKGNKNAIDRPMDKRAKNKKDRKTSNKHDEQPLIKEINKETEKKLSKPKKEKKKPKYKVKQGEKNTASSKKKKTTKKNTRLGRSARAKAKVSNSNAS; encoded by the coding sequence ATGATCCAAGATCCCCATCAGCAACGAGAAGCAAAAACATACGAACATCCTGTGCCGAGCCGTGAATTTATTTTAGAATTTATGAAAACACAGGATAAACCGATTAGTAGAGATACTCTGTTTAAAACTTTTTCACTCGAGAGTGAAGAAGAAGCAGAAGGATTACGTCGACGCTTAAAAGCGATGGAGCGTGATGGTCAATTAATTTGGTGCCGTAATGCAACTTATGCCTTGCCGGATAAATTAAGTTTGATCCAAGGTATCGTTATTGGACATAAAGATGGTTTTGGCTTTTTAAAATGCGATCAAGAAAAGGATCTTTTCTTACCAGCACATCAAATGCGTTTTCTTTTCCATGGGGATGAGATCTTAGCACAACCGGTGAAACTGGATCATAGAGGGCGCACTGAAGCGCGCTTTGTACGTCTATTAAAAGCTCGTAGCGCAAGTATTGTTGGTCGTTATTTTGTGGAAGATGGCATTGCGATGGTGATCCCTGATGATCCTCGTCTTAACCAACAAATTCTCATCAAACAAGAATGTAATGGTGGTGCTCGCCACGGTCAAATTGTCGTTGTAGAGATAACAGATCGTCCTAAAGCACGTTTCAACGCGATGGGTACAATCACCGAAGTATTAGGCCAAGAAATGCAGCCGGGTATGGAAGTTGAAATCGCCTTACGCACCCATGATATTCCACATACATGGCCTGAAGGACTCGACAAAGAATTACAACAATTTACAGAAAGTGTGCCTGAAAGTGCAATGCTAGGACGAGTAGATCTACGCGATTTACCTTTAGTAACCATTGATGGTGAAGATGCACGTGACTTTGATGATGCCGTTTACTGTCAAGCAGAGCCTAATGGAGGATGGCGCTTATGGGTCGCTATTGCCGATGTGAGTTACTATGTTCGCCATGACACTATTTTAGATAAAGAAGCTATCAAACGCGGTAACTCGGTGTATTTTCCCGATCAAGTTGTCCCGATGCTTCCTGAAGTACTTTCTAATGGTTTATGTTCACTAAATCCACAAGTAAATCGCTTGTGTATGGTCAGTGAAATGTGTATCGATAAAGACGGTCAGCTTAAAGAGCACAAGTTTTATGAAGCGGTAATGAACTCCCATGCGCGCTTTACTTATACTAAAGTCGCGAAGATCCTTGTCGATAAAGATGCAGAGCTTCGCCAGCAATATAAAGCAATAGTCCCCCATTTAGAAACACTAGAGCAGTTATATAAAGCCTTGAAAAAAGCACGTCATCATCGTGGTGGTATGGAATTTGAGACCCTAGAAACGCGCTTTATTTTTGATGAGAACCGTAAAATATCCTCCATTGAACCATTAGTGCGCAATGATGCGCACAAGATCATCGAAGAATGTATGATCCAAGCCAATGTTGCAGCTGCTCGCTTTATTGAAAATGCAAACGCATCCGCGTTATATCGTGTACATGAAACCCCGAGTGAAGAAAAACTGACTAACTTCCGCTCTTTCTTATCTGACTTGGGCTTAGTCTTAGCCGGTGGCGATAAACCTGCACCGAGAGATTATGCCGACCTTGCTGAAAAGTTTGCAGGAAGAGACGATCAAGAGCTGTTACAAACCATGTTACTGCGCTCTATGAAGCAAGCAGTTTACCAAGATGAAAACTTAGGTCATTTCGGTTTGGCGTTAGAGCAATATGCACATTTCACCTCACCTATTCGTCGCTACCCTGATTTAATTTTGCATCGCGCCATAAAATCATTAATTGGTAAACAAAATACTAAGTGGACAAAAACAGGTGGCTATCATTACCAGCCCGCTGAAATAACAAAACTCGGTGAGCATTGCTCAATGACAGAGCGTCGCGCGGATGATGCGACCCGTGATGTAAGCGATGCTTTGAAATGTGAATATATGCAAGATCATGTTGGTGACGTCATGGATGGCACCATCGTAGCAGTAACCAATTTTGGCTTCTTTGTTCGCTTAAAAGCGCTACAAATAGATGGATTGGTACACGTAACGGGTTTACTTAGTGACTATTATATCTTTGATGCCGGAAAGCAAACCCTTAAAGGTGAGCGCACTGGCCGCACTTACCGTATTGGTGATGCGCTTGAAGTGAAGATTTTATCCGTTAATCTTGAAGATAAAAAAATCGACTTTGAATTAAATGATGAAGCGATTGCGGGTAGTCGAAAACGGGCTTTTAAAGGTAATAAAAATGCAATCGATCGCCCAATGGATAAACGTGCTAAAAACAAAAAAGATCGTAAAACAAGCAATAAACACGATGAGCAGCCATTGATCAAAGAAATTAACAAAGAAACTGAGAAAAAATTGTCTAAACCTAAAAAAGAAAAAAAGAAACCAAAATACAAAGTAAAACAAGGTGAAAAAAATACAGCTTCATCAAAGAAAAAGAAAACCACAAAGAAAAATACACGCTTAGGTCGCAGTGCACGCGCAAAAGCAAAAGTATCCAATAGCAACGCGTCATAA
- the mobB gene encoding molybdopterin-guanine dinucleotide biosynthesis protein B: protein MSLLIEFPIPVLGFAAFSGTGKTTLLEKLIPLLTAYGLKIALIKHSHHDIELDKPGKDSFRLRKAGLSQLVLAGTKRSILFKEYAQSADRKLIDQLTLLKTDELDLVLVEGYRDEGFAKIELHRSILNKPFLYPNDASIIALISDNIRVKHRLPVLNINDIEQVKMFIIEWLGHQ, encoded by the coding sequence ATGTCATTATTAATTGAATTCCCTATTCCCGTATTAGGTTTTGCAGCGTTTAGCGGCACAGGGAAAACCACGTTACTTGAAAAGCTGATCCCATTATTAACTGCATACGGATTAAAAATTGCGTTGATCAAGCACAGTCATCACGATATTGAGCTTGATAAACCAGGTAAAGATAGTTTTCGTTTACGTAAAGCGGGTCTTTCTCAATTAGTGTTAGCGGGAACAAAGCGTTCTATTTTATTTAAAGAGTATGCACAATCTGCGGATCGGAAATTAATAGATCAATTGACTCTTTTAAAGACGGACGAATTGGATCTTGTATTGGTAGAGGGGTATAGAGACGAAGGTTTTGCGAAAATCGAATTACATCGCAGTATTTTAAATAAGCCATTTTTGTATCCTAATGACGCTTCGATTATTGCTTTAATATCTGATAATATTAGGGTAAAGCATCGTTTGCCGGTATTAAATATTAATGATATTGAGCAAGTTAAAATGTTTATTATTGAGTGGCTAGGACATCAATAA
- a CDS encoding RecQ family ATP-dependent DNA helicase, protein MYNKLQKYFGFDSFREGQEPVIKALLNAQSAAAIFPTGSGKSLCYQLPALCLPHLTLVVSPLLALIQDQLDFLHQKGISAASIQSMQSAAQSADVYRQVSEGNIKILFISVERLNSERFRLFLKTIRISLLVVDEAHCISEWGHNFRPDYLKLAQYRKEFNIAQVLLLTATATSKVIADMASKFSISPENITQTGSYRSNLNLDVQGVSEADKLTTLIPWLQPRLGQAGIVYVTLQHSAEKVAQALTRAGIVAQAYHAGMNSEDRISIQQRFMSGELSLIVATIAFGMGIDKSNIRFVVHYDLPKSIENYAQEIGRAGRDGQSSDCLLLANVSNLNVLENFVYSDTPEASGIDFIFSEIKKSGSQWEVLMNSLSDKSNIRLLALKTLLVYLELEGVLSPAYSYYAEYRYKLLVPEAQLLARFKDERLHFVKVILESSDKARTWATLNFEKLEQIDQSPRSRVITAIDYLAQQGLIELQTKQMTLVYHILDKPINSELHDLLLRRFIEKEQSEIQRIHFLINFFASDRCLNLQLAQYFSDPKLKGACLHCSVCAGNIARMPEVERLVPVNELNFYSLTQEIQEKLGVHHSATLIARFLCGLSTPIFRRIKARKIFAFAKLEKYRFAQVKQWVEMQLK, encoded by the coding sequence ATGTATAACAAATTACAAAAATATTTTGGTTTTGACTCTTTTAGAGAAGGTCAGGAACCAGTGATCAAGGCGTTATTAAACGCGCAAAGTGCAGCCGCTATTTTTCCAACCGGATCGGGTAAATCATTATGTTATCAACTTCCGGCATTGTGTCTTCCTCATTTAACCTTGGTGGTATCTCCCTTACTTGCATTGATCCAAGATCAGCTTGATTTTTTACATCAAAAAGGTATTTCGGCTGCCAGTATTCAATCGATGCAAAGTGCAGCGCAATCAGCGGATGTTTATCGACAAGTTTCTGAAGGTAATATTAAGATCCTGTTTATTTCTGTGGAGCGTTTAAACAGTGAGCGCTTTCGTTTGTTTTTAAAAACAATTCGTATTTCTTTATTAGTGGTTGATGAAGCGCATTGTATTTCTGAGTGGGGCCACAACTTTCGCCCAGATTATTTAAAGCTAGCGCAATATCGTAAGGAATTTAATATTGCACAGGTTTTGTTATTAACCGCAACAGCGACCTCTAAAGTGATTGCGGATATGGCGAGTAAATTTTCAATATCCCCTGAAAACATTACCCAAACAGGATCTTATCGTAGCAATTTAAACTTAGACGTTCAGGGTGTATCGGAAGCCGATAAATTAACAACCTTGATCCCATGGTTACAACCGCGCTTGGGGCAAGCGGGAATTGTATATGTGACATTACAACATAGTGCTGAAAAGGTAGCCCAAGCTTTAACGCGGGCAGGTATTGTTGCACAGGCATATCATGCCGGAATGAACAGCGAGGATCGCATTTCGATACAGCAGCGTTTTATGTCAGGAGAGTTATCTTTAATCGTCGCAACGATAGCGTTTGGTATGGGCATAGATAAAAGTAACATCCGTTTTGTTGTGCATTATGATCTTCCTAAATCGATTGAAAATTACGCTCAAGAAATTGGCCGTGCGGGCCGTGATGGTCAAAGTAGTGATTGTTTGTTATTAGCGAACGTCAGTAATCTTAATGTACTGGAAAACTTTGTTTATAGTGACACACCAGAGGCCTCTGGCATTGATTTTATCTTTTCAGAAATAAAGAAATCTGGATCGCAGTGGGAGGTATTAATGAATAGTCTGTCAGATAAATCGAATATCCGCTTGCTTGCCCTTAAAACATTACTGGTGTATTTGGAATTAGAAGGGGTGCTAAGCCCTGCATATAGTTATTACGCAGAGTATCGCTATAAACTGTTAGTGCCAGAAGCACAGTTACTCGCTCGTTTTAAAGATGAAAGACTTCATTTTGTAAAAGTCATATTAGAAAGCTCAGACAAAGCACGGACTTGGGCTACCCTTAATTTTGAAAAATTAGAGCAGATCGATCAAAGCCCGCGTAGTCGCGTGATCACTGCGATTGATTATTTGGCACAACAAGGCTTAATAGAATTACAAACGAAGCAGATGACCTTGGTTTATCATATTTTAGATAAACCTATTAATAGTGAATTACATGACTTGTTATTACGTCGTTTTATTGAAAAAGAGCAAAGTGAGATCCAGCGGATCCATTTTTTAATTAACTTTTTTGCAAGTGATCGTTGTTTGAATTTGCAATTAGCACAATATTTTTCAGATCCAAAGTTAAAGGGGGCATGTTTGCATTGTAGCGTTTGCGCCGGGAATATAGCAAGGATGCCTGAAGTGGAGAGGTTAGTCCCTGTTAATGAATTAAATTTTTATTCATTAACCCAAGAGATCCAAGAAAAATTAGGTGTACATCATAGTGCAACTTTGATCGCGCGTTTCTTGTGTGGTTTAAGCACTCCCATTTTTAGACGTATAAAGGCGCGTAAAATCTTTGCGTTTGCAAAATTAGAGAAATATCGTTTTGCACAAGTAAAACAATGGGTCGAGATGCAACTAAAGTGA
- a CDS encoding DUF1971 domain-containing protein, with the protein MTIPKSFVHYKSSSIMNKDNVPKLFLFEHNTKAGVYGEICVLAGSLKFYGFNERRGKIEQEFIIYMGEVAVSPPEYWHKVELLSADTTFQVKFYAHKDSQIVSDNLSERNIETK; encoded by the coding sequence ATGACAATACCTAAAAGTTTTGTACATTATAAAAGTAGCTCGATCATGAATAAAGATAATGTTCCTAAATTGTTTTTATTTGAACATAATACAAAAGCCGGCGTTTATGGCGAAATTTGTGTGTTAGCAGGATCCCTCAAATTTTATGGCTTTAATGAACGCCGTGGGAAAATAGAGCAAGAATTTATTATTTATATGGGAGAGGTGGCAGTATCTCCCCCTGAATATTGGCATAAAGTTGAGTTGTTAAGCGCGGACACGACATTTCAAGTTAAATTTTATGCGCACAAAGACTCTCAAATTGTTTCGGATAATTTATCAGAGCGCAACATTGAAACGAAGTAG
- the rlmB gene encoding 23S rRNA (guanosine(2251)-2'-O)-methyltransferase RlmB: MSKSEIIYGMHAVDALLEREPERIIEIYTLKGRDDQRITDITEKAKHWGISVQEMLRKSLDEKAQCEQHQGVLARIKIAKVLNDNDLESLLENLTEAPFLLILDGVTDPHNLGACLRSADAAGVHAVIIPKDNSASLTPVVRKVACGAAESVALIQVTNLARCMRSLQDKGIWIYGTAGEATGSVYDCQFSGGIAIAMGAEDKGLRRLTREHCDALIKLPMAGSVSSLNVSVATGICLFEVVRQRS; the protein is encoded by the coding sequence ATGAGTAAGAGTGAAATAATTTACGGTATGCACGCAGTTGATGCATTACTAGAAAGAGAGCCTGAAAGAATAATTGAAATATACACTTTAAAGGGCCGTGATGATCAGCGCATAACGGACATTACTGAAAAAGCAAAGCACTGGGGCATCTCTGTACAAGAAATGCTACGTAAATCATTAGATGAAAAAGCGCAATGCGAGCAACACCAAGGTGTATTAGCACGTATTAAAATTGCCAAAGTATTAAATGATAACGATTTAGAGAGCCTTTTAGAAAATTTAACAGAAGCACCTTTTTTACTGATCTTAGATGGTGTCACAGATCCCCATAATTTAGGGGCATGTTTGCGTAGTGCAGATGCAGCTGGCGTACATGCAGTGATCATTCCTAAAGACAACTCAGCAAGTTTAACACCTGTTGTACGTAAAGTTGCCTGTGGCGCAGCAGAGTCAGTCGCACTTATTCAAGTGACTAACTTGGCGCGTTGCATGCGCAGTTTGCAAGACAAAGGCATTTGGATCTATGGCACCGCCGGTGAGGCTACTGGTAGCGTCTATGATTGCCAATTTTCAGGTGGAATAGCTATTGCGATGGGCGCTGAAGATAAAGGCTTACGACGCCTAACACGCGAACATTGTGATGCTTTAATCAAACTACCCATGGCAGGTAGTGTATCAAGCCTCAATGTTTCTGTTGCAACAGGCATATGCCTGTTTGAAGTGGTTCGTCAACGCAGTTAA